Proteins co-encoded in one Sporosarcina sp. FSL K6-1522 genomic window:
- a CDS encoding SMI1/KNR4 family protein yields MIETIIEQLHEQLAKHFQPFLNPPATEVAIQQAEKQMGIVFPDDLRALYLTHNGEMEEGPGLFFGLPFLSLEDMLLEWESWKDLVEDEELQTIDAYSVPPAWIKESYANRYWLPISKDYSGNHLAIDLDPVKQGKRGQVINFGRDEEIKYVIAHHITDFLAFITATLQEGPYTIEETDEWLTWSYGPVVELHFLDAIRSMELPVFHPISIKTREEEIQQWDKQLDEQWRTIVHTLAEDSKAFLRKKTFYLMGKNISDLTPLMMCRDARELVLSGNSVRDLEPLRMMASLKKLYLGGNPVEDVTPLAQLEKLQYINLAQTNVTVLQPLTTLPLLTNLDISKTNITDYTPLYQIEKLETVALSILNREQLQAVVKMKTLKQLHLHQIENVSEEDLRLLGNIETLRKLTIEKATFTSLAFLQGNQQLHELTLIDSTIEEGAALAKLKRLSKLELHGTSIVNLKAIAQSASLKTFAGAFDQFYVLKDAFEQKVDFSKMIGEMTEEEEQIWDDYLH; encoded by the coding sequence ATGATTGAGACGATTATCGAACAATTGCATGAACAGTTAGCGAAACACTTTCAGCCCTTTTTGAATCCACCTGCTACAGAAGTGGCGATTCAGCAGGCTGAAAAACAAATGGGCATCGTTTTTCCAGATGATTTGCGCGCGCTTTACTTAACGCATAATGGTGAAATGGAAGAGGGGCCGGGCTTGTTTTTTGGACTGCCATTTCTATCATTAGAGGACATGTTGCTAGAGTGGGAGAGTTGGAAGGACTTAGTGGAGGATGAAGAACTGCAAACAATCGATGCATACTCTGTTCCCCCAGCGTGGATTAAGGAAAGCTATGCGAATCGTTACTGGTTGCCAATCAGCAAGGATTATAGCGGAAATCATCTTGCGATTGACTTGGATCCTGTAAAACAAGGAAAGCGAGGACAAGTGATTAATTTTGGCCGTGATGAAGAGATAAAATATGTCATTGCTCATCATATTACAGATTTCTTGGCATTTATCACCGCTACGCTTCAAGAAGGTCCCTATACCATTGAAGAAACGGATGAATGGCTAACTTGGAGCTATGGGCCAGTGGTAGAGCTCCATTTTCTAGATGCCATTCGTTCGATGGAATTGCCTGTTTTTCACCCTATTTCGATTAAGACACGGGAAGAGGAGATTCAGCAGTGGGATAAACAATTGGATGAACAGTGGCGCACAATCGTTCACACACTAGCGGAAGATTCAAAGGCATTCCTTCGTAAGAAAACATTTTATCTGATGGGGAAGAATATAAGCGATCTTACGCCATTAATGATGTGCCGTGATGCACGAGAACTAGTGCTAAGTGGAAATTCAGTTCGAGATTTGGAGCCTTTACGCATGATGGCTTCATTAAAAAAGTTGTATCTTGGAGGCAATCCAGTAGAGGATGTTACACCGCTTGCACAGTTAGAAAAATTGCAGTATATAAATCTTGCACAAACCAATGTGACAGTGCTACAGCCGCTTACAACACTGCCGTTACTAACGAACTTGGATATTTCGAAAACAAACATTACTGATTATACGCCTTTGTATCAAATTGAAAAGTTAGAAACGGTGGCATTGTCTATCCTTAATCGTGAACAACTACAGGCAGTTGTCAAAATGAAGACATTAAAACAGTTACATCTTCATCAAATCGAAAATGTATCGGAAGAGGATTTGCGGTTATTAGGAAACATAGAGACACTAAGAAAGCTAACCATTGAAAAAGCAACGTTTACAAGCCTAGCATTTCTACAAGGTAATCAGCAACTGCATGAATTAACGCTAATTGATTCGACTATTGAAGAGGGAGCGGCGCTTGCGAAGTTGAAGAGGCTCAGCAAGTTAGAGCTACATGGCACTTCGATTGTGAATCTCAAAGCAATCGCGCAATCTGCTTCCTTGAAAACTTTTGCAGGTGCTTTCGATCAGTTTTATGTTTTGAAAGATGCTTTTGAGCAAAAAGTGGATTTCTCCAAAATGATTGGTGAAATGACTGAGGAAGAAGAACAGATTTGGGATGATTATTTGCATTAA
- the thiD gene encoding bifunctional hydroxymethylpyrimidine kinase/phosphomethylpyrimidine kinase, whose protein sequence is MKIQRALSIAGSAARGGAGIQADLKTFQELDVYGLSAVTAIVARNPQTNQGIFPHSLEAIEAQVHTALEDIGADAIKTGMLFTEEIITHVSQWVQASGVPNIVVDPVMIEKMGSALLKDNAVEAMKTKLLPLATIITPNMPEAAALLGIDALTTVADLKKAAQALHLLGPQYVLVKGGRLEGPAVDVLFDGKQFYLLEAPRFETIHTNGAGCTYSAAITAELAKGKSVPEAVEKAKAFITAAIRHSFGFKKGVGPTYHAAYRKYGETGCIVTIECGELLHS, encoded by the coding sequence ATGAAGATTCAACGTGCGTTATCCATTGCAGGTTCGGCAGCAAGAGGAGGTGCGGGCATTCAAGCAGATTTGAAGACGTTTCAGGAATTGGACGTGTATGGCCTATCGGCGGTGACGGCCATTGTTGCTAGAAATCCGCAGACAAATCAAGGGATTTTTCCTCATTCATTAGAGGCGATTGAAGCGCAAGTTCATACGGCGCTCGAAGATATTGGAGCGGACGCCATAAAAACAGGTATGTTGTTCACGGAGGAAATCATTACACATGTATCGCAGTGGGTGCAGGCATCAGGCGTACCCAATATCGTCGTTGATCCAGTAATGATTGAGAAAATGGGCTCTGCTTTACTAAAGGATAATGCGGTGGAGGCGATGAAAACGAAGTTGCTACCGTTGGCGACGATTATTACGCCGAATATGCCAGAAGCGGCGGCGTTACTTGGAATTGATGCGTTAACAACGGTAGCAGATCTTAAAAAAGCAGCACAAGCATTGCATTTGTTAGGTCCCCAATATGTGCTTGTCAAAGGCGGGCGTTTAGAAGGTCCGGCTGTTGACGTGTTATTTGATGGGAAGCAGTTTTATCTATTAGAAGCTCCTCGGTTTGAGACGATTCATACGAATGGAGCAGGATGCACATACTCAGCAGCGATTACTGCGGAACTGGCCAAAGGAAAATCTGTACCAGAGGCCGTTGAAAAAGCGAAGGCATTTATTACGGCCGCCATTCGTCACTCTTTCGGCTTCAAAAAGGGCGTTGGGCCAACTTATCATGCGGCGTATAGAAAATATGGTGAAACAGGGTGTATTGTTACGATTGAATGTGGCGAGTTGCTCCATTCATAA
- the speD gene encoding adenosylmethionine decarboxylase has product MIGLENKLKLYGFNNLTKTLSFNIYDVSYAKSEREQKDYIAYIDEQYNSERLTNILYNVTEIIGAHVLNVSKQDYDPQGASVTILISEESIPVGLIDASCNRGEVDILKTRDSVVGHLDKSHVTVHTYPEYHPDNSIATFRVDIEVSTCGEISPLTALDYLIGSFDSDIITTDYRIRGFTRDERGKKLFIDHKMTSIQDYIDKNTMKKYDAIDVNVYQSNIFHTKLLIKEIDLQDYLFNRDVYEIPPKERLQITNNLRREMIEIFSGTNIYDETELSK; this is encoded by the coding sequence ATGATCGGGTTGGAAAATAAGCTGAAACTATATGGCTTTAACAACCTCACCAAAACACTTAGCTTCAACATCTATGATGTGAGCTATGCAAAAAGTGAGCGAGAGCAAAAAGACTATATTGCTTATATTGACGAGCAATATAACTCTGAGCGGCTAACAAATATTTTGTATAATGTAACGGAAATCATTGGGGCACATGTCTTAAATGTCAGTAAGCAAGATTACGACCCCCAAGGCGCTAGTGTCACCATATTGATATCGGAAGAGTCCATACCAGTTGGTTTGATTGATGCGTCTTGCAATCGTGGCGAAGTCGATATTTTAAAGACACGTGATTCCGTCGTCGGTCATCTCGATAAGAGTCATGTCACCGTGCATACGTACCCGGAATACCATCCGGATAACTCCATTGCCACTTTCCGAGTTGACATAGAAGTTTCAACATGCGGGGAAATCTCACCATTGACTGCCTTAGATTATTTAATCGGCAGTTTCGATTCCGACATCATTACAACCGATTACCGCATCCGCGGCTTTACGCGTGATGAACGAGGAAAAAAACTGTTTATTGATCATAAAATGACATCCATTCAGGATTATATTGATAAAAACACTATGAAGAAATACGATGCGATTGACGTCAATGTCTATCAATCCAATATTTTTCATACCAAACTGCTTATTAAAGAAATCGATTTACAAGATTATTTATTCAACAGAGATGTCTATGAAATCCCTCCCAAAGAGAGGCTTCAAATTACGAACAATCTACGTAGAGAAATGATTGAAATCTTCAGTGGAACGAATATATACGATGAGACGGAGTTGTCAAAATGA